Part of the Arthrobacter sp. MMS18-M83 genome is shown below.
GCAGCACTTCGAGGCGTTGGCGGTACTCGGTCTCATCGATTTCGCCACGTGCGTAGCGCTCCCTCAGCACGCTTTCGGCGCCCTGGGTCGCGGCCCAGTCGTGGTTCCGGCGCCACATGCGGCGGCCAAAGAAGATGAAGAATCCGATAACCAGGATCCAAAACAATGGAATCAGGAGGAAAAACGGCCAGAAGACGAATCCGTCCCCCGGTCCATGGACGACGTCGGCGGGAAGCTGCGCGGCCGCGGCGCCGATGGTGGTGCTCAGTGATGTCAACATGTCCAGTCCAAACTCTTAACAGGCCGTATCTCGGCTCTGTTTCCAGTCTGGTTTTTCGCCCATCGAAACGCGTCGGCCACCGGGAGTCACTTGCGTCCGCCCGCCTACTCCCCCGGGAGACTGCGCGGAACGGCTAGCTGCTCCAGCCGGGCCGGACCAGACCGGATTCGTAAGCCAGGACCACCAATTGCGCCCGGTCCCGCACCAGCAATTTCGTCATGATCCGGGAAACGTGCGTCTTGGCCGTCAGAGGGGTGATGAACAGCCGCTCGGCGATCTCGGCGTTGTTCAAGCCTTCGCCCACCAGCGCCAGGACTTCCCGTTCGCGTTCGGTGATCTGGTCCAAGGGAACTGTCTTGGACGCCGCTTTGCTGTGCAGGGCCAGCTGGGCCATGATGCGGCGGGTCACCGACGGCGAAAGGAGGGCGTCGCCGTCGTGCACCACCCGCACTGCGCGGATCAGTTCCTCCGGTTCGGTGTCCTTGACGAGGAAGCCGGCCGCACCGGCGCGCACAGCCTCGGCGATGTATTCGTCCAGTTCGAACGTGGTGAGGATGATGATGCGGGTGTGCGCGAGGCGAGGGTCAGCCAGGATCTGCCGGGTTGCGGCCAGCCCGTCGCCATCGGGCATGCGGATATCCATGAGGATGACGTCGGGTGCTTCACGCTCGGCCAGCCTCACCGCGTCCTTGCCGGTACCCGCTTCCGCCACCACTTCCATGTCCGGTTCAGCATCCAGGAGCGCCCTGAATCCCGCCCGGATGAGGGTCTGGTCGTCGGCAAGCAGCAAGCGGATCATGGGCGGTGTTCTCCTTGGGTAAGGTTCAGCGGAAGCATCGCTTCAACGCGCAGCCCGGGTTCCAGCGGGGTCAAGCCAAGCGTGCCGCCGAGAGCCTGGACGCGCTCGTGCATACCTGTCAGTCCGTTGCCGGCGGCCGCTCCCCGCATGCCTGCACCGTCGTCGTCGACCCTCACCTTGAGCGCGTTCCCCGCCAATTCCAGAAGTACGACGGCGGACGCCGCGCCTGAGTGCCTGCGCACGTTGCTCAGGGCTTCCTGGACAATCCGGTAAGCCGTCTCCTGCTGTGCTGTGGCTACTCGCTCTGGGTCTACTCGTTCCGGGTCTACTGAGTTCTCGAACCGCACCTCCAAGCCGCCGCGCCGGGCGTCCTCCACGAGTTCCGGGATCCGCGCCAAACTTGGCGCTGCGGCAGGACTCAACGGAGCGTCGTCTCGCAGTACGCCAAGGAGCTGACGGACCTCGGCCAAGGACTCCTTGCTCGCCGCCTTGATGGCTTCCAGCGCCGGGCGGAGCTTCTCGGGATCGTTGGTGCCCAGATGGAGAGCCACGGAAGCCTGGACGTTGATCATCGACAGGGAGTGGGCCACCACATCGTGGATGTCCCGGGCGAGCGTGAGCCGATACTCGTCCCGTTCGGCCTGTTTCGCGGCCTCCCGCCGTCGCCGGTATTCGGCCATCCGCTCGCCCCGACGTCGGAAGCCCTCACCGATCAGGACCAGGATCGCCACCCACGCGATGCCGGCGGACGCCCGGACAAGCCCGGTCTCACCCCCCGTCAGGACTGAGAACAGCACGACGGCGACGGCGCAGATCCCTGCCCCAAGCCACGCCTGCCAGCGCAGCCCCGCGGCCGCGGTCAGGATGATCGACAACGCCAGGGACAGCACGATCGGGCCCCAGGCGTAACCGAGGAGCACATAGCTGAAAGTGGCCGCCAAGGTGACCGGAAGCATGACCACGGGCCTGCTCGACCGGAAAGCCAGCGCCGCGGGTCCTGCCAGCAACAGGATGAAGGCCAGTGGGTCCAAGGGGCGCAGCGCAGCCTGGTGGCCCGCCGAAAAGACGGTCCCCAGGACTTGGATCAAGGCCACCGCGATCACGATGAAACTCGTAGGGGGACCCTGGAAACGCCGCTGCATGCTCCGAGCCTAGCCGCGGCGGGCTCCGGCGTCGTCGGGTTAACGATGTAGGACGCCTACTCCCGAGGGAGTAGGCGTCCTACACGGCGGTGGGGAGCAAAATCAGGCGACGCCGGAGACGCTTCCCGCTGCCAATTGGCGTTCCGCGGCTTCGACCACGTTGGTCATGAGCAGCGCCACTGTCATGGGACCGACGCCGCCGGGGTTCGGCGAAATCCAGCCGGCCACATCGGCAACGGCGGGATCGATGTCGCCGTGGACCTTGCTCTTGCCCGTCTCGGGGTCGGTTTCACGGGTTACACCGACGTCGAGCACGGCCGCGCCCGGCTTCACGTCCGCAGCCTTGACGATGTGCTTGGCACCCGCCGCGCCCACAATCACGTCCGCCTGCCGCAGCAGCTCCGAGAGGTTCTTGGTGCCGGTGTGCGTCAGCGTCACGGTAGCGTTCACGGCCCGCCGGGTGAGCAGCAGGCCGATCGAGCGGCCGATCGTGACGCCGCGGCCGACCACCACAACGTGCTTGCCAGCGAGGCTGTAGCCGTTGCGCTCCAGGAGCTCGATGACGCCGCGGGGCGTGCACGGCAGCGGCGAGGTGATCTCTCCGTTGACGTTGAGCACCAGCCGGCCCAGGTTGGTCGGGTGCAGGCCGTCGGCATCCTTGGCGGGGTCGATCCGCTCAAGGATGGCGTCGGTGTCCAGATGCTTGGGCAGCGGCAGCTGCACGATGTAACCGTGGCAGGTGGGGTCCGCATTGAGTTCATCGATGAGGGCCTCAACCTGAGTCTGGGTGGCATCCGCCGGAAGCTCACGCTGGATCGAGTTCATCCCGATCTCCACAGACTGCTTGTGCTTCATGGACACGTAAAGCTGCGAAGCAGGGTCCGCGCCTACGAGCACAGTGGCAATGCCCGGAGTCACGCCGCGGGCCTTCAGGGCAGCGACGCGCTCAGTGAGCTCGGATTTGATGGCGGCGGCGGCGGCCTTGCCGTCAAGGATCTTCGCGGTCTGCGCCATGGACGGGTTCACCACTGCTCGTGCTGCGGGTACAGCGGGAAATCGGCGGCGAGCTTGTCGACACGGGCCTGCAGGGCTTCAACGTCGGTGGCGGAACCGGCCTTCAACGCGGAAGCGATGATCTCGGCAACCTCGGTGAACTCGGCAGCACTGAATCCGCGGGTGGCCAAGGCCGGAGTACCGATACGCAGGCCGGAGGTGACCATCGGCGGGCGGGGGTCGAACGGAACGGCGTTGCGGTTGACGGTGATGCCCACCGAGTGCAGGAGGTCTTCGGCCTGCTGGCCGTCCAGCTGCGAGTTGCGCAGGTCCACGAGGACCAAGTGAACATCGGTGCCGCCGGTCAGGACGGAAATGCCGGCTCCGGCAACATCAGCCTGGTTCAGGCGGTCCGCGATGATCTTGGCGCCTTCGATGACTCGTTCCTGGCGTTCCTTGAATTCCTCGCCCGCGGCGATCTTGAAGGCAACGGCCTTGGCGGCGATCACGTGCATGAGCGGACCGCCCTGCTGGCCCGGGAAAACGTTGGAGTTGAGCTTCTTCGCCCATTCTTCCTTGGCGAGGATCACACCGGAACGCGGACCGGACAGCGTCTTGTGCACCGTGGAGGTCACGACGTCGGAATGCGGCACCGGGCTCGGGTGCAGGCCTGCTGCCACAAGGCCGGCGAAGTGGGCCATGTCCGTCCAGAGAAGCGCGCCAACCTCGTCGGCGATGGAGCGGAAGGCCTCAAAGTCGAGGTGGCGCGGGTAAGCGGACCAACCGGCGATGATCACCTGCGGCTTCTCGGCAATGGCCTGCTCGCGGAGCTTGTCCATGTCCACGCGGAAGGTGTCTGCTTCAACCTGGTAGGCGGCAACCTTGTACAGCTTGCCGGAGAAGTTCAGCTTCATGCCGTGGGTCAGGTGACCACCGTGGGCCAGGGACAGGCCCAGGATCTTGTCGCCCGGGTTGATCAAGGCGGAGAGGGCAGCGGCGTTGGCCTGTGCACCCGAGTGCGGCTGCACGTTGGCGTACTCGGCACCGAAGAGAGCCTTCACGCGGTCGATGGCCAGCTGCTCGGCGATGTCCACGTATTCGCAGCCACCGTAGTAGCGCTTGCCCGGGTAGCCTTCGGCGTATTTGTTGGTCAGGACAGAACCCTGGGCCTCCATGACGGCGCGGGGCGCAAAGTTCTCGGAAGCGATCATTTCCAGGGTGCCGCGCTGGCGGCCGAGTTCCTGTTCCAGAACCGCTGCGATCTCGGGGTCGAGTTCGGAAAGCGGCTGGTTGCTGATGGTCGCGGAGGTGATGGTGGTGGTCACGAAGATCTCCTGGATAGGCAACGGGTATTTCTACAGGTCAGGCTACCGGCTGGGTTTTTTCCATGCCTTTTGATTACGGGGCATGGCACAGCGACAGTAAAACGTGACCCTCGGCCCAGGCGTACGATCCGTGGTCTTCATCAATGCCGCTCCCTGGTGGTACACCACCCAACGCCAGTCGCGACGACTTAAACAGTACAACAGGTGCGCAACGGTAGGCTTGACCGTGTGACTGACTCCACCCTGCCCACGTCTTTTGTTGTAACCCTGTCCTGCCCGGACCGGCCCGGAATTGTGCACGCCGTTGCAGGCGCCTTGTTGGAGGCTGGCTGCAACATCGCCGATTCCCAGCAATACGGCAGCCCCAGCACGGGAAACTTCTTCATGCGGGTGGAAGCCACCACCTCCTCGACCAAGGCTGAACTGAGCTCGGCGCTTGCCCCGGTGGCCGAAGCATTCGGGATGAAGTGGCAGATCAACCCGGTGGGCCAGAAGGTCCGGACCCTGATTCTGGGTTCAAAGGACGCACACTGCCTCAACGATCTGCTCTTCCAACAGCGTTCCGGAACCCTCCCCATCGAAGTGCCGGCCATCGTGTCCAACCACCGGGACCTCGAAGGGCTGGCCGAGTTCTATGGCATTCCCTTCCACCACATCCCCGTCACCCCGGACACCAAGCCCGAGGCCGAGGCGAAACTCCTTGGGCTCATCCATGAGCACGGCATCGAGCTGACTGTCCTGGCGCGCTACATGCAGGTCCTCTCCAACGAGCTCTGCAAAGAGCTCAACGGCAAGGCCATCAACATTCATCACTCCTTCCTGCCGTCCTTCAAGGGTGCCAAGCCTTACCACCAGGCGCATGCCCGGGGCGTGAAGATCATCGGCGCCACCGCCCACTACGTCACGGCGGACCTCGATGAGGGTCCCATCATCGAGCAGGAAGTCATCCGCGTGGACCACGCACGTACCGCCGAGCAATTCGTGCAGATGGGCCGCGACGTCGAGGGCCGCACCCTCGCGCAGGCCGTGCAGTGGCACGCCGAACACCGCGTCCTCCTGGACGGCACCCGCACGGTGGTCTTCAACTAACGTTCCCGCCCAACTGACTCGCAGTTGATGTCGTTTTGGGCGCCTATAACGGCATCTATTGCCAGCCAGTTGGGTGTTCTAGGCTGGGTGCATGGACGGCACCCGGAGGGCCTTCAGCGACGAAACCGATCACGAGGCGGACCTCGCCTCTTTCTACGACCGGCAGGCCCCCACAGAGAACACCCGGGCGCTGACGCCGCATCGGGTTGAATGCCGCGATTGGTTCATCCGCCTGCTTAAGGACGAACACAGGCACTCGCTGTTCGAACTGGGCTGCGGCACCGGCGTCGAAGGATTGGAATTCGTGCGGGCAGGCCTGCACTACACCGGCGTCGACCTATCCGAGGAGAGCGTCCATCTGGCACGGACCAAAGGCTTGGACGCCAGTGTGGCCAGCGGCCGGTCCCTGCCATTCGCCGACGCCGTTTTCCCCGCAGTGTGGACCATGAGCACTTTGTTGCATGTCCCTAACACTCGAATCCACGACGTCGTCAGCGAACTCGTGCGGGTCGCCGCGCCCGGCGCGCCAATCGCCGTCGGGCTCTGGTCAGGTGACGATGAGGAAGTACTCAACCCGGAGGACGAAGACGAACCGCGGCGGTTCTTCAGCCGGCGGAGCGACGACGCCGTGAGGCGCATCTTCGGGGCGCACGGCGCGGTGGAACACTTTGAGACCTGGCCCGAAGGCACGGGTGCCGAGTCTGGGCCGGGTGCGGGGAATTGGACGCAGCACTACCAGTTCCTGGTCCTCCGGACGCCTTCCGGCCGAATGTAGTCCCCACCGCCAGTAGGTGTCGCAATGCGGGCTGATAACGACACCTACTGCTAGTTGGGTTGGGGCCGGCGTGTTCTAGGCTTGGCCCATGGCTCCCATTTACACCTTTGCCGGGGACACCCCGGCCATTCATGACACCGCCTTCGTGGCTCCCACGGCATCCATCATCGGCAAGGCCACCCTCGGCGCGGACTCCAGCGCCTTCTATGGTGTGTCGGTTCGTGCCGACACCGCCGCAATCAGCGTCGGTGCCGGCTCGAACCTGCAGGACAACGTAGTCTTGCACGCAGATCCCGGTTTCCCCTGCACCGTAGGCGAGCGCGTCAGCGTCGGACACAGCGCCGTCGTGCACGGTTGCACGGTGGAGGACGACTGCCTTATCGGCATGAGCGCCACCATCCTGAACGGCGCGGTGATCGGTACCGGTTCCCTCGTGGCCGCTGGCGCCGTCGTGCTTGAGGGAACTGTCATCCCGCCGCGTTCCTTGGTTGCCGGAGTGCCCGCCAAAGTGCGCCGCGAACTGAGCGAGGAAGAACTCGACGGCGTGAAGCGCAACGCCGCCCACTACCGGGAACTGGCTGCGGCGCACCGTGAGATGCACGCGGAGAGTTAGTCCAGGCTGATCGGACCCAGCTCGTCCAACAGTTCACCGGGACCAGGGTTGCCAGCCACGGAGGAACCGCCCAGGTGGTTCACCACGCCCCACACAGCGTTCAGGCCTGTGGTGACGGCGCCTTCTGCCCAACCTGCGGTGAACGAGACGTCGTCGCCGGCCAGGAAGATGCCACGCTGGCTCTCCGGCAGTTTGTCCTGCTTGAAGTGCGTGAACAGGCGCTGCTGGTAACGGTAGTGCCCGGGCAAGTTGGCCTTGAAGGCACCCATGAAGTTGGGGTCGGCCTCCCAGGAAACCGTGATGGGCTGGCCCACAATGTGGCTCGCGATGTCCACCCCCGGGTAGATCTGCTCCAGCGAGTGCAGCATGAGCTTGACGCGTTCCTCGGCGGTGAGCGAAAGCCACTTCAGGGCATCGTCGTTCCACGTGTAGGAAAGCAGGATGACGGCGGGCTTGTCCGGACCGTCGTCGAGCAGGTACGTTGCCCGGTTGAGCCGGTCGGTCAGGGTCATGGACAATATTTCGCGGCCCGTTTCCGGGTCGATGTCCTTCCAGAATGGGCGGTCCACCATCACAAAGGTCTTGGACGACTGCATGTAGTGCGAGCGCTCGATCGCGGTCCACAGCTCCGACGGGAACAACGATTCCTGGGTGTGGATGCGTGTGGACAGCAACCAGGATTGGCACGTGGTCACGACAGCGGGGTAGCCGGTTTTCCGGCCCCAGCGTTCGCGCACCATGAGTTCGCCCGAAGGGCCGTCAACACTGTCGCGCTCAATGCGGTCTACGGCTCCGCGCGGGGAACCGGAATGCAGGGATGCCAGCGAGGTGCCCTCGGGCCAGTGAGCCATGCCCGACGGCGCGTGGTGCCACAGTGCCTCGGGGAGCCGTTGCGCTCCCCCAGTGATGAGCCGGTGCTGGTCATCGGCGTCGGTGTAGACAACACGCAGGATTTCGAGGATGGAGTTGGGGAAGTCGGTGTCCCAGCCGCCGGTGCCGAAACCTACCTGCCCGAAGGCCTCCCGGTGCGCGAATCCGGCCTTTTTGAAGGACTTGCTTGCGGCGATGAAGCCGTAGAAGGTCTGTTCGTCCAGGAGCGGGAGCAGTTCGTTCCATAGCTCCTTGATGCGCTTGGTGTCACGGGCGCGGATGGCTTCCTGCATTTCCTGGAACGAGGCACCGTCATTCACTGCGGCCTTCCAGGCTGCGGCAACTTCGTGGAAGAACTCCGGCAGGTCCGCGGACGTTGCCGCATAATGCTTCTGCCCGGCCAGCTCGATCACCGTGCTTGATGTTGCAGGCGCGAGCGGGTTGGGGAATTCCTGGGTGTCCAGGCCGAGGAGATCGACGTAGTGGTAGAAAGCCTTGCCGGACACCGGGAACCGCATGCCGCCAAGGTCTGCGACCACTCCGGGAGCCGAAGGGAAGCTCGCGGTACGGAGCCGCCCGCCGATCTGGTCAGCCTCGTAGACCACGGGGCGCAGTCCGAGTTTCATGAGCTCGTAGGCCGTGACGAGTCCCGAGAGGCCGGCACCGATCACCGCGACCTCGGTGCCGTACAGTTCCGGCGGAACAACTGCCAGGCCGTCCGGGTGGGCCAGGTAGTGGTCGTAGCTGAAGGGGAAGTCCGGATTCAGCATGGTGATGGGAGCGTCGGCCGGCGTTGCTCGGGAAATCCCCGTGTCCCCCGTGCGGGGTGTGGGTTCCGTGGGCAATTCGGTGGCGGTGGTCATGAAAGTTCTGCCTTCACAGTTTCCGGGTCGTGGACCCTTGCGGATAGTTCACGGTATTCCTGTTCGGTCAGGGCCGCTACCTTGGAGTTCCGGCGTCCATAACCGAAGTAGAGTGCGATCCCCACGAGCATCCAGCCGCCGAACACCACCCATGTGTCTGCGCCCAAGTTGGCCATGAGGTAGGCGCACATCAGCGTGCCGAGGACCGGGGTGATCGGGTAGAGCGGTACGCGGAAGCTGCGCTTGAGGTCCGGGCGGTTGCGCCGTAAGTAGATGACGGCGACGTTCACCAGCGCGAACGCAAAGAGCGTGCCGATGCTGGTGGCGTCGGCCAGCGCGCCGAGCGGGACAAGCCCTGCGGTGAGTGCGACGGCGGTGCCCACGATGAGCGTTCCAGCCACCGGGGTGCCGGTGCGCGGGGAGATACGGCCGAAGACTTCAGGAACCAGTCCGTCGCGGGACATGGAGAGCAGGATGCGGGTCTGGCCGTAAAGCACGGTCAGCACGATGCTGGCGATCGCGAGCACGGCTCCGATGGAGAAGACGAGCGCGATCCATGGCTGGTGGGTGGTTTCCTCGAGGATCTGCACGAGGGCTGCCTCGGTGCCGCCGAACCATTCCCAGGGGCGGGCGCCGATGGCGGCCACTGCGACCAGGACATAGATGCTGGTCACGATCACCATTGAAAGCAGGATGGCCCGCGGCAGGTCGCGCTTGGGGTTGCGGGCCTCTTCGCCGGCGGTGGAAGCGGCGTCGAAGCCGATGTAGGAGAAGAAGACCCGGGAGGCGGCCGCCGAGACGCCCGCGGCACCCATCGGCATGAGGGGTTCGAAGTTCCCGGCATTGAACGCGGTGAAGGCAACGGCGCAGAAGAACAGCAGGATGACAATCTTGATGGCCACGATCACGGTGTTGATCCAGGCGCTCTCCTTGGCCCCGCGCACCAGGAGGATCATCGCGAGGACCACAATCGCCATGGCGGGGACGTTGACCACCCCGCCGCTGCCCGGCGGCTGGGACATGGCGTCCGGCAGGAATTGCCCGAACGCCGCGAGCGTCTCGTTCACGTATTGCCCTGCGCCGACGGCCACGGCAGCCACGGAGACCGCGTATTCGAGGACGAGGCACCAACCACAGATCCAGGCCATGCCTTCGCCCATGGTGGCGTAGGAGTAGGAGTAGCTGGAGCCGGCAACGGGCACCAGGCCCGCCATTTCCGCGTAGGACACGGCGGAGAACAGGGCAGCGAGGCCGGCCACCACGAAGGAGATCCAGACTGCGGGTCCGGCCAGCGGCACGGACTCGCCGAGGATCACCAGGATGCCCGTGCCCAGGGTGGCGCCGACACTGATCATCGTCAGCTGGAGGACACCGAAGCTGCGGACCAGCGGCGTCCCGCTTTCGCTGCTTCCGGCTTCCCTGACCATTTGCCCGATCGGCTTGCGGCGCAGCAGTTGCGCACCGAGCCCCGGACGGCGGGCGGCGTTGCTCGCATCTGTAGGTGTGGCGTGTATTGGCTCGGTCTGGGTGGAGGTAGGCACAGTCACCGTTGACGTCCCTTCAGAGTAGTTTGCGGTTTCCCGTGTCCACCGTAAGCCTGTGAGCCAGCTCTCACGGCGGTGCAAAATGACCTATAGTGATCAACCATGAGACGTATTGCACAATCAGAACAGACGCCGGAAGCGGCTCTTTCCGGGCAGGTCAGCGTTGATCTGTCTGCGATTTCAGACAACATCAAGGCCCTCAAGAAGCGCACCGCCGCGCCGTATTTCATGGCCGTCGTCAAAGGTAACGGCTACGGGCACGGGCTGGTCGATGTGGCCCGCACGGCGGTGGAGGCAGGAGCTGACTGGCTTGGAACAGCGCAGCTCAGCGAGGCCATCGCGCTCCGCAAGGCGGGCATCACCGTGCCGGTCTTGTCCTGGCTTTATCTGGCATCCCAGACCAGCGCAACAATCCGAGAGGCACTCGAGTACGACGTCGACGTTTCGCTTGGGAGCGTCGGCCAGCTTGAGGTCCTGGCGGGTATCGCGAGGCAGCTGGGGCGGCCCGCCGTCGTACACCTGGAACTGGACAGCGGCCTCAGCCGCGGCGGCGCACGAAAGGAAGACTGGCCAGAACTGGTGGCCCACGCGCGCAAGGCCGAACAAGATGGCACCGTGCTGGTCCGCGGCATCTGGACCCACCTTGCCTGGGCCGATGTTCCCGCGCACCCGGGCAACGCAGCCGCCGTGGCGGAATTCGAGGATGCCGTGCGCGATGCGCGGGCCGCCGGACTGGACCCGCAACTACGGCACGTCTCCAGCTCGGCCAACATCCTGGACCGGCCCGAATTCCATTTCGACATGGTCCGTGCGGGCCTGGCCATCTACGGGCTGGCGCCCGCGGATCACCTGGATCCGGCCGACTTCGGACTGCGCCCCGCCCTGAGCGTCACCGCACCTCTCGTCATGGTCAAGAAGGTCCCCGCAGGAACCGGCGTCAGTTACGAACACCAGGCCATCACCCACGAGCCGCGCTATCTCGGTCTCATTCCCTTGGGCTACGCCGACGGCATCCCCAAGGGCATCAGCGGCCGCAGCCTGGTCCAGATCGCCGGACGGAAAGTCCCCGTGATCGGCAAGGTGTGCATGGACCAGTTCATGGTGGACCTGGGGCCCGATGCGTCCGGGATCGAGGTCGGAGACACGGCGGTACTGTTCGGCGATCCGGCCGGAGGGGCTGCGAGCGCAGACGATTGGGGCGCTGCGATCGGAAGCCATGGCGACGAGATCATCAACCGGATCGCACCCAGACTCCCTCGTGTTTATGAGTCCGGTGCCTACGAATGCCCCGACTACCAGGGTCTCGCAGCCAGGGAGGCGCCGAGCGATGTCGCCTGAGCCGAGCCAGGGCCGCCTGAGTTTTGTCACGCTCGATCAGTTCCTCAAGCAGCTGCCGCCCGAGTTGGAGATACTCCACGACGGCGGCAGCGGCGAGGAGTTGCTGCGTTGGGTTGAGCCCAGCGAACTGGACGATCCCACCCCCTACCTGCCAGAAGGGGAGTTCCTGCTGACCGCGGGGCTCCCCTTCCTGGGCGACGGCGGTTCCCAGGAGAACGTTGACGCTTACGTGAAGCGGCTGGTGGGGGCCAAGGTGGCGGCGCTGGGGTTCGGGATCAGGCCGTATTTCGACGCCGTTCCGTCCGAGCTACTGAAGGCTTGCCGCCGGCACAAGCTCACTTTGATTGAGATCCCGGAATCCATCCCCTTCGCCGCGATCGGACTGGAGTTCTCCCAGCTTCTGGAATCGGACAACGCGAAGGTCTTCCGCCAACTCGCCGACACCAACAG
Proteins encoded:
- a CDS encoding SHOCT domain-containing protein, whose amino-acid sequence is MLTSLSTTIGAAAAQLPADVVHGPGDGFVFWPFFLLIPLFWILVIGFFIFFGRRMWRRNHDWAATQGAESVLRERYARGEIDETEYRQRLEVLRAHPTK
- a CDS encoding response regulator is translated as MIRLLLADDQTLIRAGFRALLDAEPDMEVVAEAGTGKDAVRLAEREAPDVILMDIRMPDGDGLAATRQILADPRLAHTRIIILTTFELDEYIAEAVRAGAAGFLVKDTEPEELIRAVRVVHDGDALLSPSVTRRIMAQLALHSKAASKTVPLDQITEREREVLALVGEGLNNAEIAERLFITPLTAKTHVSRIMTKLLVRDRAQLVVLAYESGLVRPGWSS
- a CDS encoding sensor histidine kinase — its product is MQRRFQGPPTSFIVIAVALIQVLGTVFSAGHQAALRPLDPLAFILLLAGPAALAFRSSRPVVMLPVTLAATFSYVLLGYAWGPIVLSLALSIILTAAAGLRWQAWLGAGICAVAVVLFSVLTGGETGLVRASAGIAWVAILVLIGEGFRRRGERMAEYRRRREAAKQAERDEYRLTLARDIHDVVAHSLSMINVQASVALHLGTNDPEKLRPALEAIKAASKESLAEVRQLLGVLRDDAPLSPAAAPSLARIPELVEDARRGGLEVRFENSVDPERVDPERVATAQQETAYRIVQEALSNVRRHSGAASAVVLLELAGNALKVRVDDDGAGMRGAAAGNGLTGMHERVQALGGTLGLTPLEPGLRVEAMLPLNLTQGEHRP
- a CDS encoding bifunctional methylenetetrahydrofolate dehydrogenase/methenyltetrahydrofolate cyclohydrolase — encoded protein: MAQTAKILDGKAAAAAIKSELTERVAALKARGVTPGIATVLVGADPASQLYVSMKHKQSVEIGMNSIQRELPADATQTQVEALIDELNADPTCHGYIVQLPLPKHLDTDAILERIDPAKDADGLHPTNLGRLVLNVNGEITSPLPCTPRGVIELLERNGYSLAGKHVVVVGRGVTIGRSIGLLLTRRAVNATVTLTHTGTKNLSELLRQADVIVGAAGAKHIVKAADVKPGAAVLDVGVTRETDPETGKSKVHGDIDPAVADVAGWISPNPGGVGPMTVALLMTNVVEAAERQLAAGSVSGVA
- the glyA gene encoding serine hydroxymethyltransferase, which codes for MTTTITSATISNQPLSELDPEIAAVLEQELGRQRGTLEMIASENFAPRAVMEAQGSVLTNKYAEGYPGKRYYGGCEYVDIAEQLAIDRVKALFGAEYANVQPHSGAQANAAALSALINPGDKILGLSLAHGGHLTHGMKLNFSGKLYKVAAYQVEADTFRVDMDKLREQAIAEKPQVIIAGWSAYPRHLDFEAFRSIADEVGALLWTDMAHFAGLVAAGLHPSPVPHSDVVTSTVHKTLSGPRSGVILAKEEWAKKLNSNVFPGQQGGPLMHVIAAKAVAFKIAAGEEFKERQERVIEGAKIIADRLNQADVAGAGISVLTGGTDVHLVLVDLRNSQLDGQQAEDLLHSVGITVNRNAVPFDPRPPMVTSGLRIGTPALATRGFSAAEFTEVAEIIASALKAGSATDVEALQARVDKLAADFPLYPQHEQW
- the purU gene encoding formyltetrahydrofolate deformylase encodes the protein MTDSTLPTSFVVTLSCPDRPGIVHAVAGALLEAGCNIADSQQYGSPSTGNFFMRVEATTSSTKAELSSALAPVAEAFGMKWQINPVGQKVRTLILGSKDAHCLNDLLFQQRSGTLPIEVPAIVSNHRDLEGLAEFYGIPFHHIPVTPDTKPEAEAKLLGLIHEHGIELTVLARYMQVLSNELCKELNGKAINIHHSFLPSFKGAKPYHQAHARGVKIIGATAHYVTADLDEGPIIEQEVIRVDHARTAEQFVQMGRDVEGRTLAQAVQWHAEHRVLLDGTRTVVFN
- a CDS encoding class I SAM-dependent methyltransferase, which codes for MDGTRRAFSDETDHEADLASFYDRQAPTENTRALTPHRVECRDWFIRLLKDEHRHSLFELGCGTGVEGLEFVRAGLHYTGVDLSEESVHLARTKGLDASVASGRSLPFADAVFPAVWTMSTLLHVPNTRIHDVVSELVRVAAPGAPIAVGLWSGDDEEVLNPEDEDEPRRFFSRRSDDAVRRIFGAHGAVEHFETWPEGTGAESGPGAGNWTQHYQFLVLRTPSGRM
- a CDS encoding gamma carbonic anhydrase family protein — encoded protein: MAPIYTFAGDTPAIHDTAFVAPTASIIGKATLGADSSAFYGVSVRADTAAISVGAGSNLQDNVVLHADPGFPCTVGERVSVGHSAVVHGCTVEDDCLIGMSATILNGAVIGTGSLVAAGAVVLEGTVIPPRSLVAGVPAKVRRELSEEELDGVKRNAAHYRELAAAHREMHAES
- a CDS encoding flavin monoamine oxidase family protein, encoding MTTATELPTEPTPRTGDTGISRATPADAPITMLNPDFPFSYDHYLAHPDGLAVVPPELYGTEVAVIGAGLSGLVTAYELMKLGLRPVVYEADQIGGRLRTASFPSAPGVVADLGGMRFPVSGKAFYHYVDLLGLDTQEFPNPLAPATSSTVIELAGQKHYAATSADLPEFFHEVAAAWKAAVNDGASFQEMQEAIRARDTKRIKELWNELLPLLDEQTFYGFIAASKSFKKAGFAHREAFGQVGFGTGGWDTDFPNSILEILRVVYTDADDQHRLITGGAQRLPEALWHHAPSGMAHWPEGTSLASLHSGSPRGAVDRIERDSVDGPSGELMVRERWGRKTGYPAVVTTCQSWLLSTRIHTQESLFPSELWTAIERSHYMQSSKTFVMVDRPFWKDIDPETGREILSMTLTDRLNRATYLLDDGPDKPAVILLSYTWNDDALKWLSLTAEERVKLMLHSLEQIYPGVDIASHIVGQPITVSWEADPNFMGAFKANLPGHYRYQQRLFTHFKQDKLPESQRGIFLAGDDVSFTAGWAEGAVTTGLNAVWGVVNHLGGSSVAGNPGPGELLDELGPISLD
- a CDS encoding amino acid permease → MTVPTSTQTEPIHATPTDASNAARRPGLGAQLLRRKPIGQMVREAGSSESGTPLVRSFGVLQLTMISVGATLGTGILVILGESVPLAGPAVWISFVVAGLAALFSAVSYAEMAGLVPVAGSSYSYSYATMGEGMAWICGWCLVLEYAVSVAAVAVGAGQYVNETLAAFGQFLPDAMSQPPGSGGVVNVPAMAIVVLAMILLVRGAKESAWINTVIVAIKIVILLFFCAVAFTAFNAGNFEPLMPMGAAGVSAAASRVFFSYIGFDAASTAGEEARNPKRDLPRAILLSMVIVTSIYVLVAVAAIGARPWEWFGGTEAALVQILEETTHQPWIALVFSIGAVLAIASIVLTVLYGQTRILLSMSRDGLVPEVFGRISPRTGTPVAGTLIVGTAVALTAGLVPLGALADATSIGTLFAFALVNVAVIYLRRNRPDLKRSFRVPLYPITPVLGTLMCAYLMANLGADTWVVFGGWMLVGIALYFGYGRRNSKVAALTEQEYRELSARVHDPETVKAELS